A genomic segment from Myxococcus stipitatus encodes:
- a CDS encoding SRPBCC domain-containing protein → MPHGHPRGRTDTASHVVKAPAQAVYRAFVEPEAWVAWIPPGDMRGELSRFEPHPGGHYRMVLRYPSSTEHPVGKSSSHEDIVEGEFVDLVPGERVVQRVTFVSEDPRHAGVMTMTWALAPTEGGTRVTITCEDVPVGISAQDHDVGLRASLANLAAYVEGRATPSRT, encoded by the coding sequence ATGCCCCATGGACACCCCCGAGGACGGACGGACACGGCCTCTCACGTGGTCAAGGCGCCGGCCCAGGCGGTCTACCGGGCCTTCGTCGAGCCGGAGGCATGGGTGGCCTGGATTCCACCCGGGGACATGCGTGGCGAGCTGTCGCGCTTCGAGCCCCACCCGGGAGGCCACTACCGCATGGTCCTGCGCTATCCGTCCTCGACGGAGCACCCGGTCGGCAAGAGCTCGTCGCACGAGGACATCGTCGAGGGAGAGTTCGTCGACCTCGTCCCGGGCGAGCGGGTGGTGCAGCGCGTGACGTTCGTCTCCGAGGACCCGCGCCATGCCGGGGTGATGACCATGACCTGGGCCCTGGCACCGACGGAGGGCGGCACCCGGGTCACCATCACCTGCGAGGACGTCCCAGTGGGCATCTCCGCCCAGGACCATGACGTGGGGCTGCGCGCCTCGCTGGCCAACCTCGCGGCGTATGTCGAAGGGCGGGCCACCCCCTCCAGGACGTGA
- a CDS encoding endonuclease — protein sequence MTSVVGPRRSPLSARSTDTARETSSTNVKAPTQARNEFQPSRTGLTPAVLTKLGSVYVPVQPTVQQAVPAQKAGSTQKAAAPLTYSTSPNAAIQDNSTVTSTLDVAEDTTVDSLKLDLDIAHTYRGDLTVKLTSPSGKSAVVSNRAGGSADDLKGSFDLSAFAGEPTKGKWTLEVQDSAKSDVGTLKQWGLNIVPQTQAPQEPEPEPSDDPFDGLRDDALLKAVRDSSNGKKVVSYNEARNLIFSSLDVNQAGNVECVYTDAEIKGGKIPSSSVMNVEHTWPQSKGATGAAKSDLHHLFPTDSKANSRRSSFPFGVVVNVKWSQDGAKLGTDAKGNTVFEPPDSHKGNVARAMFYFSATYNKDIPADEEAVLKQWNKLDAVDAAEIDRNRRVANIQGNVNQFVEHSELADRIKDF from the coding sequence ATGACCAGCGTCGTCGGCCCTCGTCGCTCGCCCCTCTCCGCTCGCTCCACCGACACCGCCCGTGAGACGTCCTCCACGAACGTGAAGGCGCCCACCCAGGCCCGCAACGAGTTCCAGCCCTCGCGCACGGGGCTGACTCCGGCCGTGTTGACGAAGCTCGGCTCCGTCTACGTCCCGGTGCAGCCCACCGTCCAGCAGGCGGTCCCCGCGCAGAAGGCGGGCTCCACCCAGAAGGCCGCGGCGCCGCTGACCTACAGCACCAGCCCCAACGCGGCCATCCAGGACAACTCCACCGTCACCAGCACCCTGGATGTCGCCGAGGACACCACGGTCGACTCCCTCAAGCTGGACCTGGACATTGCCCATACGTACCGCGGCGACCTGACGGTGAAGCTGACCTCGCCTTCCGGCAAGAGCGCGGTGGTGTCGAACCGCGCGGGCGGCTCGGCGGATGACCTCAAGGGCTCGTTCGACCTGTCGGCCTTCGCCGGTGAGCCCACGAAGGGCAAGTGGACGCTGGAGGTGCAGGACTCCGCGAAGAGCGACGTCGGCACGCTGAAGCAGTGGGGCCTGAACATCGTCCCCCAGACGCAGGCGCCCCAGGAGCCGGAGCCCGAGCCCTCGGACGACCCGTTCGACGGCCTGCGTGACGACGCGCTGCTCAAGGCGGTGCGTGACTCGTCCAACGGCAAGAAGGTCGTCAGCTACAACGAGGCCCGCAATCTCATCTTCTCGTCCCTGGACGTGAACCAGGCCGGCAACGTCGAGTGCGTCTACACGGACGCCGAAATCAAGGGCGGGAAGATTCCGAGCAGCTCCGTGATGAACGTGGAGCACACCTGGCCCCAGTCCAAGGGCGCCACGGGCGCGGCCAAGAGCGACCTGCACCACCTGTTCCCCACCGACAGCAAGGCGAACTCGCGCCGCAGCAGTTTCCCGTTCGGCGTGGTGGTGAACGTGAAGTGGTCGCAGGACGGCGCCAAGCTGGGCACCGACGCGAAGGGCAATACGGTGTTCGAGCCGCCCGACTCCCACAAGGGCAACGTGGCGCGCGCGATGTTCTACTTCTCGGCCACGTACAACAAGGACATCCCCGCCGACGAGGAGGCCGTCCTCAAGCAGTGGAACAAGCTGGACGCCGTGGATGCGGCGGAGATCGACCGCAATCGCCGCGTCGCCAACATCCAGGGCAACGTCAACCAGTTCGTCGAGCACTCCGAGCTGGCGGACCGCATCAAGGACTTCTGA
- a CDS encoding ComEC/Rec2 family competence protein, protein MKCHFCKKPLDRQLIVSKYACWRCVGKWATCATCEQLGRRDCKKPARAVFDKLRARRGKSSAKLGKWQSKSKSHTSPPSSEPKEVPPEPMMIEPTATRELQIIFADVGQGCCTIIVTPENRVILVDCGSISRTTTTDTVVPPLIEFLNKLTEASPSGKGVIDYLVISHPDADHYNLVPRLTDDKLGSKKLTVLKYCVGGRVELKELDKALGDAVKIDVPSEHSEDPGGTQRLIDIRSVEPEVDICIVIANAGTLSKPKIQSLFSTVDTSSLVTLLKELSPKKEKPGTKPNSDSIVLAIRHKGRQVLLTADATHSTEAKILSLPKWQGQLESYAISGCHHGSEDSWHDAFLLATRPSWVYFSADFQGQYMHPRASTVLRVIAACPAIKEPVFPWHGIVVGLGRPQHQALHEANTEVLDGYASAHELECRVLTNIYKEMLGFAYADKLFMRTKERFAGLEEYLTQFNEQERVASLEVLLTTGLTAMVLKWRAGKHHGPRYGEWWENVFDQLVTGQGESHVDKELLKELVLVLMELMDEELRLAKLLREGEIPKNVDSKASWWWYTTSLNVFTSQQTGNEGVYWNLKIDSNGRPTTMQL, encoded by the coding sequence ATGAAATGCCACTTCTGCAAGAAGCCCCTCGACCGTCAGTTGATTGTCTCGAAGTATGCTTGCTGGCGCTGTGTCGGAAAATGGGCGACCTGCGCCACCTGCGAGCAGCTTGGTCGCCGCGACTGCAAGAAGCCGGCGAGGGCGGTGTTCGACAAGTTGCGTGCGAGGCGGGGGAAGTCCTCCGCGAAGCTCGGAAAGTGGCAGAGCAAGTCGAAGAGCCACACGTCTCCGCCTTCGTCGGAGCCGAAAGAGGTGCCTCCCGAGCCGATGATGATCGAGCCCACGGCGACGAGGGAACTCCAGATCATCTTCGCCGACGTCGGCCAGGGATGTTGCACCATCATCGTCACTCCCGAGAACCGGGTCATCCTGGTCGACTGCGGCTCGATCAGCCGCACGACGACGACGGACACCGTCGTGCCGCCACTCATCGAGTTCTTGAACAAGCTGACGGAAGCCTCGCCATCCGGAAAAGGCGTGATTGATTACCTGGTCATCTCCCATCCCGATGCGGACCACTACAACCTCGTCCCGCGGCTCACGGATGACAAGCTGGGTTCGAAGAAACTCACCGTACTCAAGTACTGCGTGGGTGGCCGTGTCGAGCTGAAGGAGCTCGACAAGGCGCTCGGAGATGCGGTGAAGATCGACGTGCCATCCGAGCACTCGGAAGATCCAGGCGGGACTCAGCGTCTCATCGACATCCGCTCCGTCGAGCCCGAAGTCGATATCTGCATCGTCATCGCCAATGCGGGAACGCTGTCCAAGCCCAAGATTCAATCCCTGTTCTCCACCGTGGACACCAGTTCCCTCGTCACGCTGCTCAAGGAATTGAGTCCCAAGAAGGAGAAGCCGGGGACAAAGCCCAACAGCGACAGCATCGTGCTCGCCATCCGCCACAAGGGCAGGCAGGTCCTGCTCACCGCCGACGCGACGCACTCGACGGAAGCGAAGATTCTGTCGCTGCCCAAATGGCAAGGTCAGTTGGAGTCATACGCGATCAGCGGATGTCATCATGGGTCCGAGGACTCGTGGCACGACGCCTTCCTCCTGGCCACGCGACCGAGCTGGGTCTATTTCTCCGCCGATTTCCAGGGTCAGTACATGCACCCACGCGCCAGCACGGTGTTGCGAGTCATCGCCGCCTGCCCGGCGATCAAGGAGCCCGTGTTCCCCTGGCACGGCATCGTGGTGGGACTGGGCCGTCCTCAGCACCAGGCCCTTCATGAAGCGAACACGGAAGTGCTCGACGGATATGCCAGCGCCCATGAGCTCGAGTGTCGGGTCCTCACGAACATCTACAAAGAGATGCTCGGTTTCGCCTACGCAGACAAGCTGTTCATGCGCACGAAAGAGCGCTTTGCTGGCTTGGAGGAATACCTCACCCAGTTCAATGAGCAGGAACGTGTGGCATCCCTCGAGGTCCTCTTGACGACTGGATTGACGGCGATGGTCCTCAAGTGGCGCGCTGGCAAGCACCACGGCCCCAGGTACGGTGAATGGTGGGAGAATGTCTTTGATCAACTCGTTACAGGGCAGGGCGAGAGCCACGTCGACAAGGAACTGTTGAAGGAGTTGGTGTTGGTCTTGATGGAGTTGATGGACGAGGAGCTGAGGCTCGCGAAGCTGTTGCGCGAGGGGGAGATTCCGAAGAACGTCGACTCGAAGGCCTCCTGGTGGTGGTACACGACGTCGCTCAACGTCTTCACGTCGCAACAGACGGGCAACGAGGGCGTGTACTGGAACCTCAAGATCGACTCGAACGGACGACCGACGACGATGCAGCTCTGA
- a CDS encoding MarR family winged helix-turn-helix transcriptional regulator, with protein sequence MARYTAAGTAFTELVLEVFRSNGLLLAAGERLAEPAGLTSARWQVLGVVDHEPAPVANVARAIGLTRQSVQQTADALEAEGLVEYRENPHHRRAKLITLTPTGRERLREVEARQMAWANKLGGRVSQESLRTALRALQEVREVLEQEAASGEGERGR encoded by the coding sequence ATGGCGAGATACACGGCGGCCGGGACGGCCTTCACGGAGCTGGTGTTGGAGGTCTTCCGGAGCAACGGGCTGTTGTTGGCGGCGGGTGAGCGGTTGGCGGAGCCGGCGGGGCTGACGAGCGCGCGGTGGCAGGTGCTGGGCGTGGTGGACCACGAGCCCGCGCCGGTGGCGAACGTGGCGCGGGCGATTGGCCTGACGCGGCAGAGCGTGCAGCAGACGGCGGATGCGCTGGAGGCGGAGGGGCTGGTCGAGTACCGGGAGAACCCGCACCACCGCCGCGCCAAGCTCATCACGCTGACGCCGACGGGACGGGAGAGGCTGCGGGAGGTGGAGGCCCGGCAGATGGCCTGGGCCAACAAGCTGGGTGGCCGCGTATCCCAGGAGTCACTGAGGACCGCGCTGCGCGCGCTCCAGGAGGTCCGCGAGGTGCTGGAGCAGGAGGCCGCGAGCGGGGAGGGCGAGCGGGGGCGCTGA
- a CDS encoding heparin lyase I family protein: protein MWLLPGLASAGVVWRGDFETGNRSQYSGEQMVSSDRLLVVTNPVAEGKYALKVTVKQGDDPINSSGNRNELVYQGGEKEGSEYYYRWQVMFASDFPSVDTWQLFTQWHHDGCCGSPPLEFYVRGEEIRMALNSNSTIPWRTTLKRGVWQEFILHVKWSSSASTGFVELWHNQKKVLSKTSVATMYSGQKNYLKLGLYRSDTVKPVGILFHDGFIQATALSDVLATTPSTDAGTPDAGASTDAGTPVDAGTPVDAGTPVDAGTPVDAGTPVDAGTPGTSEDAGTPPEPQVDAGTGDPDESPGTGVGPPTSGVSPDGDTADASGCNSAGGSVAALSLLGLLGLARGLRRRR, encoded by the coding sequence ATGTGGCTGCTCCCGGGGCTCGCTTCCGCTGGAGTGGTGTGGCGGGGGGACTTCGAGACGGGGAACCGCTCGCAATACTCCGGTGAGCAGATGGTGAGCTCGGACCGGCTGCTGGTGGTGACCAACCCCGTGGCGGAAGGGAAGTACGCGCTGAAGGTCACCGTGAAACAGGGTGACGACCCCATCAACTCGAGCGGCAACCGCAACGAGCTGGTGTACCAGGGCGGCGAGAAGGAGGGCTCGGAGTACTACTACCGCTGGCAGGTGATGTTCGCGTCGGACTTCCCGAGCGTGGACACCTGGCAGCTGTTCACGCAGTGGCACCACGACGGGTGCTGCGGCTCTCCTCCGCTGGAGTTCTACGTGCGCGGCGAGGAGATTCGCATGGCGCTCAACTCCAACTCGACCATCCCCTGGCGCACGACGCTCAAGCGCGGGGTGTGGCAGGAGTTCATCCTGCACGTGAAGTGGTCGTCGAGCGCGAGCACGGGCTTCGTGGAGCTGTGGCACAACCAGAAGAAGGTGCTGTCGAAGACGTCCGTCGCGACGATGTACTCGGGCCAGAAGAACTACCTGAAGCTGGGCCTGTACCGCAGCGACACGGTGAAGCCCGTGGGTATCCTGTTCCACGACGGCTTCATCCAGGCCACGGCGCTGTCGGACGTGCTGGCGACGACGCCCTCGACGGACGCGGGCACGCCGGACGCGGGCGCCTCCACGGACGCGGGGACGCCCGTGGACGCGGGCACGCCGGTGGACGCGGGCACGCCCGTGGACGCGGGGACGCCGGTGGACGCGGGGACTCCCGTGGACGCGGGCACGCCGGGGACGAGCGAGGACGCCGGCACACCGCCCGAGCCCCAGGTGGACGCGGGCACGGGCGACCCCGACGAGTCGCCGGGGACGGGCGTGGGGCCGCCGACGAGCGGGGTGTCTCCCGACGGCGATACGGCCGACGCCTCGGGTTGCAATAGCGCGGGAGGCTCCGTCGCGGCGCTTTCGCTGCTGGGGCTCCTGGGGCTCGCGCGCGGCCTGCGTCGTCGGCGCTGA
- a CDS encoding arginine N-succinyltransferase: MLVLRDVQKSDLAGLKRLAAVLNTVNLPNNEETLESIIDKSVKSFAGKVKNPFEREYLFVLEDVRNGLIIGTSMIIAQHGTYEAPHIYYEVSEREHYSASLERHLRHKVLSIAYNYEGPTEIGGLVVDPPYRATEDKPGKQLSYVRFLFIAMHRRLFRPRVLAELLPPLLPDGRSLLWEACGKKFTGLTYLEADRLSRQNKEFIKELFPASDIYASLFPERVQKVLGEVGPQTRGVQRMLERIGFRYVERIDPFDGGPHFEANTGDVTLIRKYRTLKLAEDDFELEGDDVLVALEKDSGRNRFRSVRCMARLDNQVAYLPARAKEVLGAEAGDKLSIIPFE; this comes from the coding sequence ATGCTTGTCCTGCGTGACGTCCAGAAGTCCGACCTGGCCGGCCTCAAGCGGCTCGCCGCCGTGCTCAACACGGTGAACCTGCCGAACAACGAGGAGACGCTCGAGAGCATCATCGACAAATCGGTGAAGAGCTTCGCCGGGAAGGTGAAGAACCCGTTCGAGCGCGAGTACCTCTTCGTCCTCGAGGACGTGCGCAACGGGCTCATCATCGGCACGTCGATGATCATCGCCCAGCACGGCACGTACGAGGCGCCGCACATCTACTACGAGGTGAGCGAGCGCGAGCACTACTCCGCGTCCCTGGAGCGCCACCTGCGGCACAAGGTGCTGTCCATCGCCTACAACTACGAGGGCCCCACGGAGATTGGCGGCCTGGTGGTGGACCCGCCCTACCGCGCCACGGAGGACAAGCCGGGCAAGCAGCTGTCCTACGTGCGCTTCCTGTTCATCGCCATGCACCGGCGCCTGTTCCGGCCGCGCGTGCTCGCGGAGCTGCTGCCGCCGCTCCTGCCGGACGGGCGCAGCCTCTTGTGGGAGGCGTGCGGCAAGAAGTTCACCGGGCTGACGTACCTGGAGGCCGACCGGCTCAGCCGCCAGAACAAGGAGTTCATCAAGGAGCTGTTCCCCGCGTCGGACATCTACGCGTCGCTGTTCCCGGAGCGCGTGCAGAAGGTGCTCGGCGAGGTGGGCCCCCAGACGCGCGGCGTGCAGCGCATGCTGGAGCGCATCGGCTTCCGGTACGTGGAGCGCATCGACCCGTTCGACGGCGGCCCCCACTTCGAGGCCAACACCGGCGACGTGACGCTGATTCGCAAGTACCGGACGCTGAAGCTCGCGGAGGACGACTTCGAGCTGGAGGGGGACGACGTGCTCGTCGCCCTGGAGAAGGACTCCGGCCGCAACCGCTTCCGCTCCGTGCGGTGCATGGCCCGGCTCGACAACCAGGTGGCCTACCTGCCCGCTCGCGCCAAGGAGGTCCTCGGCGCCGAGGCGGGCGACAAGCTGTCCATCATCCCCTTCGAGTAG
- a CDS encoding lasso peptide biosynthesis protein, whose protein sequence is MDEWGGYSAFSRGSSKRRTLGPVSSLLALLAAFALPLNPTPQRPPAPGPVEEARFVFSWRGVPVGTVTLTRAPGRFTYASRHLHTRAGTHGERRREATLEVDDAGRVGGTQVLPQALWLWRGPPAVGCVTAREELSGREGAHCVTGGLAPWVEGTLLGAPFRARYDARGRMEALEVGESRFTRAGPGARLRAPPDFFEHGLPVEGERGALALEPPLPVAPRLPGMTPWTAGAARALAARVHAAFPEKGPGEADWREGGEGEAGGCLAHALRFAAGARERGVTVALVHGLLVVDGGPARPHAWVRVALEGGGTLELDPTSMDPVRPDTHLPLALEDARGPALEAGARWLALLRGEHRVVRRE, encoded by the coding sequence ATGGACGAGTGGGGAGGCTACTCCGCCTTCTCGCGCGGGTCCTCAAAACGCCGCACACTGGGCCCCGTGTCATCCCTGCTCGCCCTGCTGGCCGCCTTCGCGCTCCCGCTGAACCCCACCCCCCAGAGGCCCCCCGCGCCGGGGCCCGTCGAGGAGGCCCGCTTCGTCTTCTCCTGGCGAGGCGTCCCCGTGGGCACGGTGACGCTGACGCGGGCCCCGGGCCGCTTCACCTACGCCAGCCGGCACCTGCACACCCGGGCGGGCACCCACGGGGAGCGCCGTCGCGAGGCCACGCTGGAGGTGGACGACGCCGGCCGGGTGGGGGGAACCCAGGTGCTCCCCCAGGCGCTGTGGCTGTGGCGGGGCCCTCCGGCCGTCGGCTGCGTGACGGCGCGCGAGGAGCTGTCCGGCAGGGAGGGCGCCCATTGTGTCACCGGGGGCCTGGCCCCCTGGGTGGAGGGCACGCTCCTGGGGGCGCCGTTCCGCGCGCGCTACGACGCCCGGGGGCGCATGGAGGCCCTGGAGGTGGGCGAGTCGCGCTTCACGCGGGCTGGGCCCGGGGCGCGGCTGCGCGCGCCGCCCGACTTCTTCGAGCACGGCCTCCCGGTGGAGGGCGAGCGGGGCGCGCTGGCGCTCGAGCCGCCCCTGCCGGTGGCGCCGAGGCTGCCGGGGATGACGCCCTGGACGGCGGGCGCGGCGCGGGCGCTGGCGGCGCGCGTCCACGCGGCGTTCCCGGAGAAGGGGCCGGGCGAGGCGGACTGGCGCGAGGGCGGCGAGGGCGAGGCCGGCGGCTGCCTGGCCCACGCGCTGCGCTTCGCCGCGGGCGCTCGCGAGCGCGGGGTGACGGTGGCGCTCGTCCATGGCCTGCTGGTGGTGGACGGGGGCCCGGCGCGGCCCCACGCGTGGGTGCGCGTGGCCCTCGAGGGCGGCGGCACGCTGGAGCTGGACCCCACGTCGATGGACCCCGTGCGGCCGGACACCCACCTGCCCCTGGCGCTGGAAGACGCGCGGGGCCCGGCGCTGGAGGCGGGGGCGCGGTGGCTGGCGCTCCTGCGCGGCGAGCACCGGGTGGTGCGCCGGGAGTGA